The segment AACGGCAGCAAAGCGCAGGAAGCGGTCGCTGCAAAGTTGTGAACCATGGTCGGCCTTGATGACGCGACCCGCCCACAGCAGTCATACGAGCCAGGCGCAGCCTATGGCCGCTCCCAGCCCGAAGCGCCCCCGCAGTTCGGCTTGCTTTGCCTCGGTTCGACAGCCGTGCTCAATGTAATCCCTGATCCGCCATCCGGGTGTGATGCGCGCATCATCGAACGAGAGGTAGAGCGTGTAGTCGTCCTGATCGGTATCGGACGGCATCGCGCCGTCTTCGTCGAGAAACTCATCGATGATAGCGCGAACTGGGGCTCGAAGTCAGTTCGGAAGCTGCGGAATACTCAGTTTAGCGGCCTCGCCTGAGAAGGCTCCGTTTGCCTTGAGCCTTCTACTCTCTCGCAGCATCATGCCACTCTTGCACAGAAAACTCACCTACCCGAGCTGTTCAAAATTCCCTTCCACTTCTCCACCAAAGTGAGCCAAAAGCTCTACAGAAAACTGGGTCAAGTCCAAGTAGTGTCACTTGCCTTTCCGAGGCTTTGAAGCAGGGAGCAAGCGTGGCAGGATGAGGCCTGCGGCGTGACGGGTTTCCGGATTCACGTCGCGCAAGCTTGCCTCGCCATGAACGGCAGCCTTCAGCGCGGCATGGATCGGGGCATATCGATTAGCCAGACGAGTCTCTTCGAACCAGTCGACCAAACGCTCGCCAAGTCCAGCCGTGATGGAGAGGCGCAGCAAACGTTCCAGGTCATCGGTGAAATTCCAGCTCTCCGGCACCAAGCCTCCTTGCAGGGCCTTGTTCAGATGCTCCGTGGCGTCTCCAAAATTTCCTGCCTGAACGGCAAGCGCTGCATCCATCAACGCACGCCCCTCGGTCGGCATGTCTTCGAGATGGGGCAATGTCTCTCTCGCCTTGGAAAGCTCTCTCGATGCAACATACAGCCAGAACAAGTTCCCGTAAGCCAAGGCTTTGTGGCTTTCCGTCACGCTTTTCAAGAGCGCTTCAGTTCGGCCCCCCTCGACGCCAGTGTCGATCAGGCGATTGGCTAGAGAGACCTTCGCCTGCGCGACCTCTTCCTGCAGCGGGAGGGCGTCGTTGTCGCCGTAGCGGGCGATGAGAGCGTCGTAGGTCTCGATCTCTGCCGCAGGATCGCCGGTCTGGCCCAGCGTGATCCCCTTGCTGAGCATGGCCCGCGCGACCTGTTCCTGCAGCGGGAGGGCGTCGCTCTCGCCGTAGCGGGCGATGAGAGCGTCGTAGACCTCAAGCGCCGCCGCAGGATCGCCGGTCTGGCCCAACGTGACCGCCTTGTTGAGCATGGCCCGCGCGACCTGTTCCTGCAGCGGGAGGGCGTCGCTCTCGCCGTAGCGGGCGATGAGAGCGTCGTAGACCTCAAGCTCCACCGCAGGATCGCCGGTCTGGCCCAACGTGACCGCCTTGTAGAGCATGGCCTGCGCGACCTCTTCCTGCAGCGGGAGGGCATCGCTCTCGCCGTAGCGGGCGATGAGCGCATCGTAGGTCTCGATCTCTGCCGCAGGATCGCCGATCTGGCCCAACGTGACCGCCTTGTTGAGCATGGCCCGCGCGACGTGTTCCTGCAGCGGGAGGGCGGCGCTGTCGCCGTAGCGGGCGATGAGCGCGTCGTAGGTCTCGATCTCTGCCGCAGGATCGCCGGTCTGGCCTAGCGTGATCCCCTTGTTGAGCATGGCCCGCGCGACCTGTTTCTTTACTTGCTGGTCTGGGCTGTCGCTGTAATGAGCGATCACCTCCTCGAATATCTTGAGCGCAGCTACACCCTCTCTGTCTCTACCTACGGATACGCCCGTGTCGCCCATCTCCTTCGCCTTTTTGGCTTCGGGCGAAGCCGGATAGTCTGCAACGATCATGTCGTTGTGGCAGGGCCCCGCCGACTTCAGGCCGAGACGCTCGCGCGCTGGTGCGATCTGCGTCGCCTGTTCGAACGCATGCACGTATTCCCGGGTCCAGAGATCGAAGCGGCCCGTTGCGCGTGCGGTCCGACCGATTTCTTCCAACTCGTCCTTGCAGTAGAAGCTCGACAGGAACGCGACGAGCCAGCGCATCCGCTGCCTGATGCGGCGCGTTCCGTGCCGCATCAGGTACCAGATATTGAGGAACCGTTCGACGACCTGATGGCCCGCGTAGGAGCCCGAGGTTTCGATCCTTTCAATCAGACCATCCTTGCGCAGCCGGGTCAGCTGCGGCGACAGCGTCGTGGTCGGGATGCCGGTTATGTCGGACAGGTGCCCGGTGGTGACCGGGTCCCAATGCAGCGCGATGGCATCGATGATCGCCCGTTGCAAGGGGGTCCGATATTCCTCGACGCGGGCCTTGTAATAAGGCGTGACCTCGTCCAGCAGCCGCTCGAGATCGGCCATCGCGCTGTGGGAATCCTCGGTCTCGAGAAGGCGATATGTCAGGGCTAAGATCCGAGGGTTGCCACCGGTCAACCGGTGAAGGACGCGGAGCCGTGCGCGATCGGTGTGCATTACATGGAGGACGCGGCGCCCGACCTCGCCGCGCTGGTTTGCGAGAGCTCGCATGCAGGTCTCGGTTTCCTGCAACTCGAGGGGCTCAAGGTAATAGGGTTGGAAGAACTCGTAGAAGGCTGCGTCGCGGTCCGCGGTTTCCTTCAGTGACTGGGTTGCGGCACCGACAAGGATTGGCCCGCCCCGCGCCTGCAAACTGGCGCGCAGGGTCCAGCGGTCCTCGTCCTTGAGCGCATCCAGAATCAGGTCGAGGTTGTCGATCAGCAGAACTGCCCGTTTGCCAAGCGCCTGCATCTCCGCCTCGAACTGCTCTGCGGCGCCGTCGTCGCTGTCCCAACTGCTTGAGAAGACCACGTCGTCAAGATGCTCCGCCAAGTCGTCGCGCCCTTGGCTTTCCGCCCATCCAGCGAGGGATTCCCCGCAGTTGCGCCAGAAATCCTGCAGTCGCAGCACATTGTACTGCTCTTCGCGGAACATGAGCGGGACAAAACGGTCCGACAAGTCGTGATCGCGCTTGATCTCAATCGCCATGCGGCGCAGCAGGGAGGTCTTGCCCATCCCCCGCGTGCCGATCAGGATCTGATGCTGCCCGTCGTCCTCCGGTCCGACAGATTTCAAGCGGCGGCACATCGTCTCGAGCGTGTCGCGGCGTGCCACGAAGCTGGCGACGAAATCATCGTCATTAAGGATGGTCTGATTGTAGAGCGTCGACTGCGGGATCACGGTCAATCCGCCTCGTACTGCTGCCAGTAGCGACGGATCAGGCCGGACCGGAACCTGTAGCGCCCTTCGGTCAGGTCAGTCAGGCCATCGCTTTGCAGGATGTCAAGAATGTCCCGCACGGCTTTCGGTTTGGCGGGGGCCATGGCAGCTTGCAGCGTGTCCAGCGTCTCGCCATCCGCAGCGGCCGACACACGGCCCAGCACCCCGCGCGCGAGGTCACGATCGGTCTGGGGCAAGTTCTTGTCGATATGCTCGCGCCAGACGGCGAACTCGGATTTCCGGGTCGGTTCAAGTAGTTTTTCCATGGCGGCCCGCAGGTCCTCCGGCTTCGCGGTCAGCGTGCCGCCTTGTTCGGGGCCAGATGGGCGGACTTCATTGCCGACCAGTTTGAGGTAGTAGGGCGCTAGCCAACCCAGTTCTTCGAACAAAACCTTGAGGTCTTCGTCACTGGCGTGGAACTGGTGGTTGAACCCCATCTGCGTGGCCGGATCACGGAGAAAGGACCCGGCTTCGGCTTCGTCGAACGGCTCGAGGATGAACGTGGTCAGATCCACGAACGCGCCGCCAAGGCCGAACCGTTCGGCCACAAAGTTCAGGCCGATCGAGCCGGTGAAGAGCCAACGGACGTTCGAGTATTCGGCCTGCAGTTTCCTCAGCTCGTAGAAGAAGTCCTTGGCGTCGTTCTCATTTCTCTCTGCGAAGCCGAGAACGAAATAGGCGATCTCGTCCACGAAGATCGCCGATTGCTTCTCTTCCTTCTCTAGTGTTTCCAAAAGCGCGTCCAAGAAGGCCACGGGGTCGACTTGGCCGATCACGTTGATAGGGTTGGTGCCCCAACCTCCCCCGATCAATGCCTCGAGCCGGTTTTTGAAGGCTGCATGCAGACCTGACGTCGTGGGCAACTGACCTTGAATCTTCTGGCACAGGCGCCGCGCGAACTTGTCCGGAGCGGACATGCCTTGGACATCCACCTCGACGATCAGCCAGCCCTCTTTCCGCATGTCTTCCGCGAGCCTGTTGATTGTCCAAGTTTTCCCGATGCGACGAGGGGCCGGCATGTGAATGTTCTGTCCGGCTTTAAGCTTGCGTTTCAGAGTG is part of the Puniceibacterium sp. IMCC21224 genome and harbors:
- a CDS encoding tetratricopeptide repeat protein; protein product: MIPQSTLYNQTILNDDDFVASFVARRDTLETMCRRLKSVGPEDDGQHQILIGTRGMGKTSLLRRMAIEIKRDHDLSDRFVPLMFREEQYNVLRLQDFWRNCGESLAGWAESQGRDDLAEHLDDVVFSSSWDSDDGAAEQFEAEMQALGKRAVLLIDNLDLILDALKDEDRWTLRASLQARGGPILVGAATQSLKETADRDAAFYEFFQPYYLEPLELQETETCMRALANQRGEVGRRVLHVMHTDRARLRVLHRLTGGNPRILALTYRLLETEDSHSAMADLERLLDEVTPYYKARVEEYRTPLQRAIIDAIALHWDPVTTGHLSDITGIPTTTLSPQLTRLRKDGLIERIETSGSYAGHQVVERFLNIWYLMRHGTRRIRQRMRWLVAFLSSFYCKDELEEIGRTARATGRFDLWTREYVHAFEQATQIAPARERLGLKSAGPCHNDMIVADYPASPEAKKAKEMGDTGVSVGRDREGVAALKIFEEVIAHYSDSPDQQVKKQVARAMLNKGITLGQTGDPAAEIETYDALIARYGDSAALPLQEHVARAMLNKAVTLGQIGDPAAEIETYDALIARYGESDALPLQEEVAQAMLYKAVTLGQTGDPAVELEVYDALIARYGESDALPLQEQVARAMLNKAVTLGQTGDPAAALEVYDALIARYGESDALPLQEQVARAMLSKGITLGQTGDPAAEIETYDALIARYGDNDALPLQEEVAQAKVSLANRLIDTGVEGGRTEALLKSVTESHKALAYGNLFWLYVASRELSKARETLPHLEDMPTEGRALMDAALAVQAGNFGDATEHLNKALQGGLVPESWNFTDDLERLLRLSITAGLGERLVDWFEETRLANRYAPIHAALKAAVHGEASLRDVNPETRHAAGLILPRLLPASKPRKGK
- a CDS encoding AAA family ATPase, producing the protein MHGRENERDTLKRKLKAGQNIHMPAPRRIGKTWTINRLAEDMRKEGWLIVEVDVQGMSAPDKFARRLCQKIQGQLPTTSGLHAAFKNRLEALIGGGWGTNPINVIGQVDPVAFLDALLETLEKEEKQSAIFVDEIAYFVLGFAERNENDAKDFFYELRKLQAEYSNVRWLFTGSIGLNFVAERFGLGGAFVDLTTFILEPFDEAEAGSFLRDPATQMGFNHQFHASDEDLKVLFEELGWLAPYYLKLVGNEVRPSGPEQGGTLTAKPEDLRAAMEKLLEPTRKSEFAVWREHIDKNLPQTDRDLARGVLGRVSAAADGETLDTLQAAMAPAKPKAVRDILDILQSDGLTDLTEGRYRFRSGLIRRYWQQYEAD